The Peribacillus simplex genome contains the following window.
ATGAAGCCCCCCTCAAGATGAGATTTCCCATGGCGCAAGCTAGTAAGATCCCTGAAAGATGATCAGGTTGATAGGTCAGAGGTGGAAGCGTGGCGACATGTGGAGCTGACTGATACTAATAGATCGAGGACTTAACCAACGCTTTTTAAAAAATGAAATACCTTCTTATTATCTAGTTTTGAAGGAACAACGTTCCTGATATGTTTGGTGGCGATAGCGAAGAGGTCACACCCGTTCCCATTCCGAACACGGCAGTTAAGCTCTTCAGCGCCGATGGTAGTTGGGGGTTTCCCCCTGTGAGAGTAGGACGCCGCCAAGCCATTTAAAAAGATCAGCCATCCGGCTGGTCTTTTTTTGCGTTATTTAGGGTTCTTTGCAGGAGACCTTAGCTTTGTCTTAATTATATTTTTAAACATGAATGTATGTTTTTCATTTTCAAGCCACGGGAACCGTGCAGATTTGCCCTGGAAGTCTATTCTTATCCTAAGATTGGGAAAGGAAATTATTTATTGTGAAATGTGTTGACTTTAAAGTGAAATAGGATTAATATAAATAAGCACCAACTAAGACAAACGAAAAACTTCATCCGCTTTTGGCAGATTGCTAGAAGAAAATAATAACTATTGACTTCTTACTATGAAAATGATAAGATGAAATGGTCGCTGAAAAACACAGCGATTTAAAATAAGTTAAAAACTTCGCAGAAGTTGACAACTAATCAATAAAGTGTTATGATGAATAAACAAGCCGTTCGAAAGAACGATTGTGAAAATTGCTCTTTGAAAACTGAACAAAACAAAGCGCCAACGTTAAATTTTAAGTGAGCACACACTATCAAAAAAGCAAAATGAGCAAGTCAAACATTTCTTCGGAGAGTTTGATCCTGGCTCAGGACGAACGCTGGCGGCGTGCCTAATACATGCAAGTCGAGCGAATCGATGGGAGCTTGCTCCCTGAGATTAGCGGCGGACGGGTGAGTAACACGTGGGCAACCTGCCTATAAGACTGGGATAACTTCGGGAAACCGGAGCTAATACCGGATACGTTCTTTTCTCGCATGAGAGAAGATGGAAAGACGGTTTACGCTGTCACTTATAGATGGGCCCGCGGCGCATTAGCTAGTTGGTGAGGTAATGGCTCACCAAGGCGACGATGCGTAGCCGACCTGAGAGGGTGATCGGCCACACTGGGACTGAGACACGGCCCAGACTCCTACGGGAGGCAGCAGTAGGGAATCTTCCGCAATGGACGAAAGTCTGACGGAGCAACGCCGCGTGAACGAAGAAGGCCTTCGGGTCGTAAAGTTCTGTTGTTAGGGAAGAACAAGTACCAGAGTAACTGCTGGTACCTTGACGGTACCTAACCAGAAAGCCACGGCTAACTACGTGCCAGCAGCCGCGGTAATACGTAGGTGGCAAGCGTTGTCCGGAATTATTGGGCGTAAAGCGCGCGCAGGTGGTTCCTTAAGTCTGATGTGAAAGCCCACGGCTCAACCGTGGAGGGTCATTGGAAACTGGGGAACTTGAGTGCAGAAGAGGAAAGTGGAATTCCAAGTGTAGCGGTGAAATGCGTAGAGATTTGGAGGAACACCAGTGGCGAAGGCGACTTTCTGGTCTGTAACTGACACTGAGGCGCGAAAGCGTGGGGAGCAAACAGGATTAGATACCCTGGTAGTCCACGCCGTAAACGATGAGTGCTAAGTGTTAGAGGGTTTCCGCCCTTTAGTGCTGCAGCTAACGCATTAAGCACTCCGCCTGGGGAGTACGGCCGCAAGGCTGAAACTCAAAGGAATTGACGGGGGCCCGCACAAGCGGTGGAGCATGTGGTTTAATTCGAAGCAACGCGAAGAACCTTACCAGGTCTTGACATCCTCTGACAACCCTAGAGATAGGGCTTTCCCCTTCGGGGGACAGAGTGACAGGTGGTGCATGGTTGTCGTCAGCTCGTGTCGTGAGATGTTGGGTTAAGTCCCGCAACGAGCGCAACCCTTGATCTTAGTTGCCAGCATTCAGTTGGGCACTCTAAGGTGACTGCCGGTGACAAACCGGAGGAAGGTGGGGATGACGTCAAATCATCATGCCCCTTATGACCTGGGCTACACACGTGCTACAATGGATGGTACAAAGGGCTGCAAACCTGCGAAGGTAAGCGAATCCCATAAAGCCATTCTCAGTTCGGATTGTAGGCTGCAACTCGCCTACATGAAGCCGGAATCGCTAGTAATCGCGGATCAGCATGCCGCGGTGAATACGTTCCCGGGCCTTGTACACACCGCCCGTCACACCACGAGAGTTTGTAACACCCGAAGTCGGTGAGGTAACCTTTATGGAGCCAGCCGCCTAAGGTGGGACAGATGATTGGGGTGAAGTCGTAACAAGGTAGCCGTATCGGAAGGTGCGGCTGGATCACCTCCTTTCTAAGGATAATTACGAGAGCGCTTTTGTTTTGTTCAGTTTTGAATGAGTAATTCATTCAGAATACGAAAGATAAACATCACGATGTGATGGATTCTTTCTACTTTGTTCCTTGAAAACTAGATAATAGATAGAAGGCAATTAATTTTTTTCAAAGCATCAGTAAGATCTTTTTTAACGGTTAAGTTAGAAAGGGCGCACGGTGGATGCCTTGGCACTAGGAGCCGATGAAGGACGGGACTAACACCGATATGCTTCGGGGAGCTGTAAGTAAGCTTTGATCCGGAGATTTCCGAATGGGGAAACCCACTGTTCGTAATGGAACAGTATCTTTACCTGAATACATAGGGTACTGAAGGCAGACCCGGGGAACTGAAACATCTAAGTACCCGGAGGAAGAGAAAGCAAATGCGATTTCCTGAGTAGCGGCGAGCGAAACGGAATTAGCCCAAACCAAGAGGCTTGCCTCTTGGGGTTGTAGGACACTCAACATGGAGTTACAAAGGAACGGGGTAAATGAAGCGATCTGGAAAGGTCCGTCAAAGAAGGTAAAAACCCTGTAGTTGAAACTTCGTTCCCTCCTGAGTGGATCCTGAGTACGGCGGGACACGAGAAATCCCGTCGGAAGCAGGGAGGACCATCTCCCAAGGCTAAATACTCCCTAGTGACCGATAGTGAACCAGTACCGTGAGGGAAAGGTGAAAAGCACCCCGGAAGGGGAGTGAAATAGATCCTGAAACCGTGTGCCTACAAGTAGTCAAAGCCCGTTAATGGGTAATGGCGTGCCTTTTGTAGAATGAACCGGCGAGTTACGATTTCATGCGAGGTTAAGTTGATAAGACGGAGCCGCAGCGAAAGCGAGTCTGAATAGGGCGAATGAGTATGAGGTCGTAGACCCGAAACCAGGTGATCTACCCATGTCCAGGGTGAAGTTCAGGTAACACTGAATGGAGGCCCGAACCCACGCACGTTGAAAAGTGCGGGGATGAGGTGTGGGTAGCGGAGAAATTCCAATCGAACCTGGAGATAGCTGGTTCTCTCCGAAATAGCTTTAGGGCTAGCCTCAAGATGAGAGTATTGGAGGTAGAGCACTGATTGGACTAGGGGCCCCCAACGGGTTACCGAATTCAGTCAAACTCCGAATGCCAAATACTTATTCTTGGGAGTCAGACTGCGAGTGATAAGATCCGTAGTCGAAAGGGAAACAGCCCAGACCACCAGCTAAGGTCCCAAAGTATACGTTAAGTGGAAAAGGATGTGGAGTTGCTTAGACAACCAGGATGTTGGCTCAGAAGCAGCCACCATTTAAAGAGTGCGTAATAGCTCACTGGTCGAGTGACTCCGCGCCGAAAATGTACCGGGGCTAAACGTATCACCGAAGCTGTGGATTGACACCATTTTGGTGTCGATGGTAGGAGAGCGTTCTAAGGGCGTTGAAGTCAGACCGGAAGGACTGGTGGAGCGCTTAGAAGTGAGAATGCCGGTATGAGTAGCGAAAGAAGGGTGAGAATCCCTTCCACCGAATGCCTAAGGTTTCCTGAGGAAGGCTCGTCCGCTCAGGGTTAGTCGGGACCTAAGCCGAGGCCGAAAGGCGTAGGCGATGGACAACAGGTTGATATTCCTGTACCACCTATACATCGTTTGAACGATGGGGGGACGCAGAAGGATAGGGTAAGCGCGCTGTTGGATATGCGCGTCCAAGCAGTTAGGCCGGAAACGAGGCAAATCCCGTTTCCATTAAGGCGGAGCTGTGATGGCGAGGGAAATATAGTACCGAAGTTCCTGATTCCACGCTGCCAAGAAAAGCCTCTAGTGAGATGTAAGGTGCCCGTACCGCAAACCGACACAGGTAGGCGAGGAGAGAATCCTAAGGTGTGCGAGAGAACTCTCGTTAAGGAACTCGGCAAAATGACCCCGTAACTTCGGGAGAAGGGGTGCTTTTTAGGGTGAATAGCCCGGAAAAGCCGCAGTGAATAGGCCCAGGCGACTGTTTAGCAAAAACACAGGTCTCTGCGAAGCCGCAAGGCGAAGTATAGGGGCTGACACCTGCCCGGTGCTGGAAGGTTAAGGGGAGAGGTTAGCGCAAGCGAAGCTTTGAACCGAAGCCCCAGTAAACGGCGGCCGTAACTATAACGGTCCTAAGGTAGCGAAATTCCTTGTCGGGTAAGTTCCGACCCGCACGAAAGGTGTAACGATCTGGGCACTGTCTCAACGAGAGACTCGGTGAAATTATAGTACCTGTGAAGATGCAGGTTACCCGCGACAGGACGGAAAGACCCCGTGGAGCTTTACTGCAGCCTGATATTGAATTTTGGTACAGCTTGTACAGGATAGGTAGGAGCCTGAGAAGCCGGAGCGCTAGCTTCGGTGGAGGCGTTGGTGGGATACTACCCTGGCTGTATTGAAATTCTAACCCGCGCCCCTTATCGGGGTGGGAGACAGTGTCAGGTGGGCAGTTTGACTGGGGCGGTCGCCTCCTAAAGAGTAACGGAGGCGCCCAAAGGTTCCCTCAGAATGGTTGGAAATCATTCGTAGAGTGTAAAGGCACAAGGGAGCTTGACTGCGAGACCTACAAGTCGAGCAGGGACGAAAGTCGGGCTTAGTGATCCGGTGGTTCCGCATGGAAGGGCCATCGCTCAACGGATAAAAGCTACCCCGGGGATAACAGGCTTATCTCCCCCAAGAGTCCACATCGACGGGGAGGTTTGGCACCTCGATGTCGGCTCATCGCATCCTGGGGCTGTAGTCGGTCCCAAGGGTTGGGCTGTTCGCCCATTAAAGCGGTACGCGAGCTGGGTTCAGAACGTCGTGAGACAGTTCGGTCCCTATCCGTCGCGGGCGCAGGAAATTTGAGAGGAGCTGTCCTTAGTACGAGAGGACCGGGATGGACGCACCGCTGGTGTACCAGTTGTCTTGCCAAAGGCATAGCTGGGTAGCTACGTGCGGACGGGATAAGTGCTGAAAGCATCTAAGCATGAAGCCCCCCTCAAGATGAGATTTCCCATGGCGCAAGCTAGTAAGATCCCTGAAAGATGATCAGGTTGATAGGTCAGAGGTGGAAGCGTGGCGACATGTGGAGCTGACTGATACTAATAGATCGAGGACTTAACCAACGCTTTTTAAAAAATGAAATACCTTCTTATTATCTAGTTTTGAAGGAACAACGTTCCTGATATGTTTGGTGGCGATAGCGAAGAGGTCACACCCGTTCCCATTCCGAACACGGCAGTTAAGCTCTTCAGCGCCGATGGTAGTTGGGGGTTTCCCCCTGTGAGAGTAGGACGCCGCCAAGCCATTTAAAAAGATCAGCCATCCGGCTGGTCTTTTTTGCGGTTGTTATTCCTTCTGTTTCTTATGTTTAAATCTGTTAAAAGGTAGGAGACTCAAAAGATTATAGAAAGTATAGGAAAGTATATATGTTAGGACATACTTATAAATGCATCTAGTGATAAATAAGCAAATAATTTCTGCTTCAATCTGTATAATCGTATATCTGTTTAAGGCATATGGACAGAATTCTTCGTTTCTGTAGGGAAATATGTTAAACTTAACGTAGTTCTGAAACTGTCATGGGGGAATAGCCGATGGATACCTCTGCTAAAGATGAAATGATTTTTTCGTTTGCTGAATGGTTGAGAGACCAAGGCAAATCAGCTAATACGATCAAAACGTATACTGGTGTCCTTTCACAGTTTTGTGACCAGACACAAAAGATATTGATGGAGATTCATTCTGAAGATGTTCAGGATTATCTTGACTATTTAGAAAATTGCAAGAAAAGTCCAGGGACAATCGAAAAACACTATATCGCTCTAAATGTATTCTTTAAATTTTTAGGCAAGCCACAAGTAATGCTTTCTGTGGAACGCAAGGTTAAAGAGCACAAGCTAGAAGTGCCTGAAACTTTAAGCATAAAAGAGCAGCAAATCCTGTTAAGAGATATAGAAGCCGAAGGAAATCTTAGGAACATTGCCATCGTCTACCTTTTGTTGCATACAGGAATTCGTGTTTCTGAATTATGTGACTTAAATGATCAGGACGTCATCATGGAAACAGAGCGAAATTATATACTTGTCAGGAACGCAAAAGGTGAAATTGATAGAACCGTTCCCCTTACACTATCGGCTATACAACATGTAAAAAATTATCTTCATTCTTTAAAAGAAAAAGCAGATCCGTTATTCATCTCAAGTTATAATCAAAGGATCACTCCGAGGTCAGTTCAATATATATTAAAAAAATACAATGTGCATCCACATAAATTGCGTCATACCTTTTGCCAAAGGTTAGTGGATAATGGAATAGCTATACAAACGATATCCAAGCTTGCCGGTCATAAAGATTTAAATGTGACCAAGCGTTATTTAAAAGAGAAATCGCTGGATTTGGAAAATGCGATAGACCAAACTTTCACCAAACACTAATCTATAGAAATCAAAAAGGAAGGCGAGTGCTTTCCTTTTTTTGTTTGCATAAAAATCAGTTTTAAAAACAAACGAATTTCCTTGGAAATGACGACGAATAGGCATTTATGTTACGAGTGGCGGGTGTCTGGTTAAAAAAGAAGGAATCAAGTCATAAAGACCTTGTCTAGAGAGCTGGCAGGAAGCTGTATAGGACAAATTGAATATATATTTATTAATGCATTATGAAAATGAAGGTGGAGTAGAAGAATTCAAAATTATTATTGTTGAATCAGAAAAGAAGAGGGTATCCCTTTAATTAGGGATACCCTCTTTCTTTTCTTTTCTTTATTATTTAACTGTTTTTTTCTTCTTTTTACCTATTTTCATTATAACTTCATAAACTACCGGTACTATGACCAGTGTTAGCAATGTAGAACTCACTAGTCCGCCGATAACGGTAATTCCTAAACCTTGTGATATTAATCCACTGCCTTCTGCACCGATTGCCAGAGGTATTAAGGCGCCTATTGTGGCAAGGGCAGTCATCAGGATTGGACGTAAACGGGTGGATCCAGCTTCGAGTAAAGCTTCCCGAGTAGATAAACCTGATTCTTCATTTTTGATAACACGGTCCACTAATACAATGGCATTGGTTACGACGATACCAATAAGCATTAGGACACCCATCATTGCCGAAACGCTGATCGTCTCACCTGTAACGAATAGCCCTGCCAATGCCCCAATTACCGTGAATGGTAGTGAGAAGAGAATGGCTATTGGTGCTAAACCACCATGGAAAGTAACGACTAGGACAAAGTAAACGATAGCTATGGCTGCTAACATGGCGATTCCGAGTTGAGTGAATGATTCTTGGATATCTTTCGTTACTCCGCCATAGTCTACAGAAACGCTTGCAGGAAGGTCTAATTTTTTAACTTCCTTTTGTACCTCAGCTGTTACTGCTGCTACATCATCCGATTTGATAGTTGCAGACACGTCGGCATAAATTTTTCCATCGCGACGGCTAATTGTATCGGACGCTTTTCCTTCTTCGATTTTCACAAGCTCTTTTAATGGGATTTTCATTCCCATTGGAGAAGAAATTTTCGTGTTCTCAAGATCTTTTTTATCTTTAAATGTCGTTTCTTCTGTCTCGACATATACTTTGACTTCTTCTCCATCTTTTTTAATAGTAGTTAAAGCATCTTCTTTGTTCGTATTTGCAATGGACATACCAATTTGTGCCGCTGTTAGTCCAAGATCACTTAGCTTTTTCTGGTCTGCCACTAGTGTATATTGCTCATAAGCATCGGAAAGACTGGTATCAACATCTTTTAAGTCTTTATTTTTCTTCATGATATTTTTAATATCATCGATTACAGGTTCAATTTCTTTTTGTGTATTTCCGTATACATATAGGGTAGTTTCATTACTTGATGTTGAAGTGAACTCTTGTTGTTTCCATGTTCCAGGTGAATTAAGGCTAGTTAAATCCTTTATGACCTTTTCTTTTTTGTCTCCGAAGTTTTTGGTGTCTTCATCATAGAGTACATAGAAGAGAGCTGAGTTACCCGAGCCGCCCATCATTCCACTCATCATGTTTTCCCCTAGTGTATATTGAACGGTCTTCACATCATCTTTATCGATGAAGTATTTTTCTACTTTTTCTGTTTGCTTTTCAATATCCTCTTTTAATTCGCCAGGCGCTGGAGTGTAAGTAACGATAATCGTTTTTTCCTCATCTGCAGGCATGAAGCTGACACCGATGCTTGGAATAAGGAATAAGCTCCCGACTAATAATACAATGGCTGTACCGAAAGTTATTAACTTATGGTTTAATGACCAATCAAGTGCTTTTCGGTAGAATGCAGATAGTTTGCTGGGTTTTTCTTCATGTGATTTTAATTCCTTTTTAGATAGTCCCTTTTTAAATAAAGAGTCTGCCATGGCCGGAACGAGTGTGATGGCGATTATTAATGAAGCGACTAATGCAAACACCATTGTTAAGGCGAATGGCATGAATAGTTCCCCAACAGCCCCTGTAACGCTTGCTAAAGGCAGATAAACGGCTACTGTAACGATTGTCGATGAAAGGATAGGGATGAACATTTCCTTAGTGGCTGATCTTATTAAGTCGCCGCCTTTTAATTGTTCGCCTTTTAAAGCCATTCTCCTGTAAATATTTTCAATTACGACAATAGAGTCATCGACGACACGGCCAATTGCGACTGTCATGGCTCCCAGTGTCATAACATTTAATGAAATATCCATTTGCTTGAGCACCAAAAGGGCTGCTAACAAAGATAATGGAATCGAAATGACGGAAATTAGAGTCGTTTTAAAGTTCCTAAGGAAAAGCATGATAACGATGACGGCAAACAGACAGCCGAAGATTGCCTTGCTAATCATGGTTTCAACTGAATCTTTAATCGGTTTTGCTTGATCTAGCGTAGTATGTACACTGACGCCTTTAAATTCTTCTTTGAAATTCGATATTTCTTTATTTACTTCGTCTACGATTGCAACTGTATCGGCATCAGGCGATCTTGTAACCTGGATTCCAATCGATTCGCTACCGTTTGTTCTTGAAACCGACTCAGCCTTACCGGTGACTTTAACATCGGCAATATCTGATAATTTGACATTTTGTACTTGGGCAGTACCCGAAGCCATTTCAGGGGATAATTGATTGGTTTCGGGTATGGTTTGTGCTGGCGTTCCAGTTTTAGAACCACCCGTTAAAGGTATCTTTATATTTTTCAGGTCTTTTAATGTGGAAATGTTTCCATCCACAACGATCGTTTTTTCTTTATCATCAAAGTTATATATGCCAAGTGGCATGTTGATGTTTGCGGCCTGGATAACCTTCTTTACGGTCTCTTCATCGAGCCCATATTGAGCCATCTTTTCTTGATCGAATACAAGGCTCCCTTCATTTACTTGTTGTCCGGAAATTGATACGGAAGTTACGCCATCGATTCCTTCAAGTTTAGGTACTAACACCTCTTCGACATTTTTTGTAAGGGCTGGTAAATCCGAATCCTTATCTGTTACACTGAGTGCTACGACAGGAAAAGCGTTTAACTCTAATTTAGATACGCTTGGGTTATCCACTCCCTCAGGCAGTTCTATTTTCTCTAATGCTTCTTTAACAGCTTTTACAGCGTCGTCCATATCCGTATCATAGTCATATTGTAATTGGATGGAAGAAACATTAGCCATGGAAGATGAACTGACTAATTCGACTCCTGATAAATTTGTGACTTTCTGTTCAATCTGGTTTGTGAGTTTATCTGCTACTTCTTCAGGTGCAGCTCCTGGATATACAGTGGAGATACTTATTAATGGAGTCGAGATGTTTGGAATGGTTTCTTGCTTCATGTTTAAACCGGAGTATAAACCCGCTGCAACGATGATGATCGTAAGCAACCAGATTGCCAATTTATTCTTCAAGGAAAATTTAATTATTGAATTCAAACTTGTACCCTCCATACTTAAAATTGTGACTAGTCGGTCATAGACTCAAATATATAGCATAAGGATTATGATTGCAATAGATAATATCTGTTAGTTTTATCGTTGTGATTCCAAGGGTTTTGGGATACAATTTGAAAGATATGACTGATTGGTCATAATTGGACAGACTTTTAAGAGATAGGATGAATTTGATGAATGAAAAACATAAAATGATCATAGATAAATCTGTAGAACTTTTCGCGGAGAAAGGTTATCATGCCACCTCCGTTCAGGAAATTGCTGAAAAATGTGGGATAGCAAAGGGATCTTTTTATAATTATTTTAAATCGAAGGAAGAGTTACTCGTCTCCATTTTTAAATATTATTATGAAGCGTTGACGGACTCATTACTTGATCTTGAGTTAGACGCTTCATTGTCTAGTAAAGACAAATTTTTGAGGCAAATCACTGTTCACATGGAGCATATGACGGGAAATACAAACTTAATTCAAATGCTGATGCAGGAACAAATGCTCCATATCAGCGAAGAACTTGATCGGTTTTTACAATATATCCATGAAGAGGGATTGATTTGGTTCAAGCGTAAAATCATTGAGATATACCCCGGACTTTCGGCTGACCTTCTGCCGGATTGCACAATAATATTAGATTCACTTTTCAAAGGATATATCGGAATATTGATCAGGAAAAAAAATGCTTTCGATGTGGAGTTGTTACCTAGCTTCATGTTGAACCGTATGGATTCAATTATTGCAAGCCTGCAAAACATGGAAGATCCATTATTGAAACAATTTCCTTTACCAGAATGCTCACTGCGGGATTTGAGCCCAAAAGAGGAAATCCATTCGATCATCAGCAGGATGTTGGAAGTGGAAACAAGTAAAAATAGGGAAGCTTTAAAGGCAATTCAAGAAGAGTTTTCAAAAGTTAGGCCAAGTCCCATTATCTTGGAAAGTCTTTTGTTGTTTTTGGAAAAAAATGAAAAACGAAGTCCTTTGTGTTCAAAGCTTGTCTTAACGATGAAGGAATATTTGACGAATATATGAAGGAATAACTGAAAGGGGCGTATAGCCTCTTTTTTTGTTGATATCTTAGAGTTCAAATCCATATGAATTTTTCTATATTTGATTATGAATGAGTTTCAAAATCTGGGGTTTAGGAAAAAGTATAAGTAGTAGGAAAATTCTTTCATTAGTATGGAGGCAAGAATCATGAGATGGAAAAAGGGAATGCTTATTTATAATAAAAAGGCCGGGAACAATAAACTCGAGAGGAATCTTGAGGAATGTCTTCCAGTAATAGCTCCTCATATTGATGAGTTCCTTATTCTACAAACGAAGGAAAAAGGGGATGCATGTCGATTCTGCTCGGAATATGGTGAAGACATGGATGTAGTTTTCGTATTAGGGGGAGATGGAACCGTACATGAGTGTGTAAATGGCCTTTCACCCCTTGGGAAGCGGCCGTTGTTTGGGATATTACCTGGAGGGACTTGCAATGACTTCTCAAGAACATTAAAGATTCCCCAAAATGTTCGTCAGGCTGCGGAAGCAATAGTAAATGGAAAAGTTCGTTCAATTGACATCGGTCAGGCCAACGATGACTATTTCTCCAACTTTTGGGGAATCGGGCTTATTACTGAGGCATCAAGCAATATTGATGTGCAGGAAAAAAACAGGTTCGGAAAGATAGGATATTTATTAAGTGCAGTAAGGACGATTGGTGATAATGCACCCTTTTCCTATAAACTTGAGTATGATGGGAATTTCATTGAAGGAGAAGCAATCATGATTTTGGTCTTGAATGGATGTTTTATCGGTACTAATTTACTCCCCTTTCCCATGGTTAGTCTAGACGATGGGATCTTTGGCGTTGCCATCTTGGAAAACGCAAGCTTTGGTGCATTTTTAGAAATAATAGCGATGAAACGTTCATGGATTGAAAATCTGAGCTCGGAGTCTGGTGTGACCTATGTGCAGGCCGGTAGCATGACTATTGAAAACAAGAGACCACTTGATGTGGATATGGATGGAGAGAGTTATAGCCAAACACCTACTCGAATTAAAGT
Protein-coding sequences here:
- a CDS encoding tyrosine-type recombinase/integrase, with product MDTSAKDEMIFSFAEWLRDQGKSANTIKTYTGVLSQFCDQTQKILMEIHSEDVQDYLDYLENCKKSPGTIEKHYIALNVFFKFLGKPQVMLSVERKVKEHKLEVPETLSIKEQQILLRDIEAEGNLRNIAIVYLLLHTGIRVSELCDLNDQDVIMETERNYILVRNAKGEIDRTVPLTLSAIQHVKNYLHSLKEKADPLFISSYNQRITPRSVQYILKKYNVHPHKLRHTFCQRLVDNGIAIQTISKLAGHKDLNVTKRYLKEKSLDLENAIDQTFTKH
- a CDS encoding efflux RND transporter permease subunit, producing MNSIIKFSLKNKLAIWLLTIIIVAAGLYSGLNMKQETIPNISTPLISISTVYPGAAPEEVADKLTNQIEQKVTNLSGVELVSSSSMANVSSIQLQYDYDTDMDDAVKAVKEALEKIELPEGVDNPSVSKLELNAFPVVALSVTDKDSDLPALTKNVEEVLVPKLEGIDGVTSVSISGQQVNEGSLVFDQEKMAQYGLDEETVKKVIQAANINMPLGIYNFDDKEKTIVVDGNISTLKDLKNIKIPLTGGSKTGTPAQTIPETNQLSPEMASGTAQVQNVKLSDIADVKVTGKAESVSRTNGSESIGIQVTRSPDADTVAIVDEVNKEISNFKEEFKGVSVHTTLDQAKPIKDSVETMISKAIFGCLFAVIVIMLFLRNFKTTLISVISIPLSLLAALLVLKQMDISLNVMTLGAMTVAIGRVVDDSIVVIENIYRRMALKGEQLKGGDLIRSATKEMFIPILSSTIVTVAVYLPLASVTGAVGELFMPFALTMVFALVASLIIAITLVPAMADSLFKKGLSKKELKSHEEKPSKLSAFYRKALDWSLNHKLITFGTAIVLLVGSLFLIPSIGVSFMPADEEKTIIVTYTPAPGELKEDIEKQTEKVEKYFIDKDDVKTVQYTLGENMMSGMMGGSGNSALFYVLYDEDTKNFGDKKEKVIKDLTSLNSPGTWKQQEFTSTSSNETTLYVYGNTQKEIEPVIDDIKNIMKKNKDLKDVDTSLSDAYEQYTLVADQKKLSDLGLTAAQIGMSIANTNKEDALTTIKKDGEEVKVYVETEETTFKDKKDLENTKISSPMGMKIPLKELVKIEEGKASDTISRRDGKIYADVSATIKSDDVAAVTAEVQKEVKKLDLPASVSVDYGGVTKDIQESFTQLGIAMLAAIAIVYFVLVVTFHGGLAPIAILFSLPFTVIGALAGLFVTGETISVSAMMGVLMLIGIVVTNAIVLVDRVIKNEESGLSTREALLEAGSTRLRPILMTALATIGALIPLAIGAEGSGLISQGLGITVIGGLVSSTLLTLVIVPVVYEVIMKIGKKKKKTVK
- a CDS encoding TetR/AcrR family transcriptional regulator, whose product is MNEKHKMIIDKSVELFAEKGYHATSVQEIAEKCGIAKGSFYNYFKSKEELLVSIFKYYYEALTDSLLDLELDASLSSKDKFLRQITVHMEHMTGNTNLIQMLMQEQMLHISEELDRFLQYIHEEGLIWFKRKIIEIYPGLSADLLPDCTIILDSLFKGYIGILIRKKNAFDVELLPSFMLNRMDSIIASLQNMEDPLLKQFPLPECSLRDLSPKEEIHSIISRMLEVETSKNREALKAIQEEFSKVRPSPIILESLLLFLEKNEKRSPLCSKLVLTMKEYLTNI
- a CDS encoding diacylglycerol/lipid kinase family protein is translated as MRWKKGMLIYNKKAGNNKLERNLEECLPVIAPHIDEFLILQTKEKGDACRFCSEYGEDMDVVFVLGGDGTVHECVNGLSPLGKRPLFGILPGGTCNDFSRTLKIPQNVRQAAEAIVNGKVRSIDIGQANDDYFSNFWGIGLITEASSNIDVQEKNRFGKIGYLLSAVRTIGDNAPFSYKLEYDGNFIEGEAIMILVLNGCFIGTNLLPFPMVSLDDGIFGVAILENASFGAFLEIIAMKRSWIENLSSESGVTYVQAGSMTIENKRPLDVDMDGESYSQTPTRIKVLGHHLSVLTPNW